CTGGACAGCTGGAAAATTTACGCCGACGCGGAACAAAGCGGCAGCCGGCCTTTTTACTACGGCGTCGGCACGGAATATGTGCTTTTCAATATCGCGGCGCTGCGCGTGGGCTACAATCCCGATCAGCTTTCTTTCGGCACCGGCGTCAATCTTTTTAATTTCAATTTAGATTACGCTTATATAATGAAACATGCCGATTCCGACGCCGGCGCCACACATTTTATTTCAGTGGCTTACCGGATCGAGAACAAAAAAGAGATGGACAATATTGCCAGCGCCGACCGCGGCCGCAAGAATATGACCGAGGCGATCGAAGCGGAAAAATTGAACAAAGAATTGGCCGCGCAAAAACTGCTGGAAGCAAACAATCCTGAAGAAACGGCCGAGATCGAACCGCTGCCGATCAAGGACAAAGAAGAAATTATTGAGACTGCCGCCGTGCCTCCGGCCGAAGCCGCCAAACTCGATCCGATCAAGCCGGTCACCACGCCTAAAAAAGCGGTCAAAATTACGACTAAAAACGCCAAAGCTGTGGTCAAGAGAAACCGGAGCGCTAAATCGAGAAATGCTGTTACAGTCAATATTACTGAAGAGTCGGCCAACGCCCTGTATGATTATCGTATTGCGCTGGTCACGGCCAGATACTATGAGCAGACCGGCAAACTGCAGGCTAATATTTATCTGGACAATACCGGCAATCAGCCGCTGGCGGTGCGCACAGCTTTCCGCCTGCTGGACAGCGACAACAAAGTACTCTGGGAAAATAAAAACCGCGCCACCTCTATCAATGTCGGCAGTAC
Above is a genomic segment from Candidatus Margulisiibacteriota bacterium containing:
- a CDS encoding type IX secretion system membrane protein PorP/SprF encodes the protein MLKKILFSLLLGTWVFGSTAGSFLDNPISARALGLGGYGSALQEGSAAYLNPAVIKTQNNQSYQLTQGKLLDEVNYTAFNYSIGNIAFLDLGLGFSFLNAGIDGLQESTYDNDTGTAAYTGQTFGYTGRAYILTAGLKVLDNLALGLNFKTVQENLYDQSSLGSGLDIGLLWHTPKFAAGLSLLNIVPPKLTWTQGSEEELNTRLIAGAAYEILDSWKIYADAEQSGSRPFYYGVGTEYVLFNIAALRVGYNPDQLSFGTGVNLFNFNLDYAYIMKHADSDAGATHFISVAYRIENKKEMDNIASADRGRKNMTEAIEAEKLNKELAAQKLLEANNPEETAEIEPLPIKDKEEIIETAAVPPAEAAKLDPIKPVTTPKKAVKITTKNAKAVVKRNRSAKSRNAVTVNITEESANALYDYRIALVTARYYEQTGKLQANIYLDNTGNQPLAVRTAFRLLDSDNKVLWENKNRATSINVGSTEVLRLTAEKELPAGAYFLEITSSSPELSKYQKETYIKRN